The sequence below is a genomic window from Selenomonas ruminantium subsp. lactilytica TAM6421.
GCCAAACTCAAACAGTCGATTGCGGAAGCGCAGAATATGCTGGACGATGTGGATGCCAAACTGGATACCGTGGCCGAAATGCAGCAGGAAGCCCGCAAGATAAAGGCCAAAGCGGAAAGCGCCTATGCGGAAAATAAGGATGTTATCGATCAGGCTGTTTATTATGCTAAAATCGGCGCCAATCTACTCAGTGACTGGCTGACAACCAAATAGGAAAGAAGGATATACGTTGAAAAAAATCGCAGTATTGCTTGTCGCACTGCTGACCTTGGGCTTATTGGCAGGCTGCGGCACGGAAAAAAATGCAGAAAAAAAGCTGCAGCCCCTGACAATCGGCCTGATGCCGGATACGGATTCCCTGCCCTTTATCATAGCGCAGGAGAAGGGCTATTTTAAGGAGGAAGGGCTGGAGGTCAATATTCAGCAGTATAAGAGCGCCATGGATCGTGACTCGGCCTTGCAGAGCGGCAACCTCGATGGTGCTGTTTCGGATATGCTGGCGGTGGCTTTTGCCAAGGATGGCGGCTTTAATGTGAAGGTGACTTCCTTTACGGATGGGAGCTATAAGCTGATTGCCGGTAAGCAGCAGCATGTTAAAACGGTGGCAGATCTGCAGGGGCAGGATGTGGCTGTTTCCCGCAATACCATCATTGAATACGTCACCGATCAGATCCTGGCCAAGGAGAAGATGGAGCCGGACAGCATCAACAAGGTGATCATCCCGCAGATTCCCACCCGTCTCGAAATGTTGCAGAATGGCAAGCTGGCAGCAGCGACGCTGCCGGAGCCTATGGCCAGCATCGCTGTGCATAATGGTTGTCAGTTTGTGACGGGTTCCGATGAACTGGGCATCAATCCTGGTGTGATCATGTTCACGGCCAAGACGACCAACGATCGCCGGGCAGAACTGGCGGCCATGTATCGGGCTTACAACAAAGCAGTGGACTATCTGAACAATACGCCGCGGGAAGAATATATCAACCTTGTGGTGGAAAAGGGCGGTTTCCCGCCTGCGGCGCAGGAGGCCTTGAAGTTGCCGGAATACCATCATGCAGCCCTGCCTAAGGAAAGCGATGTGGTGGACTGTGTGAAATGGCTGCAGGCCAAGGGCCTCATCAAGAAGAACTATACCTATGCCGATTTTGTGGTTGATGTGTTGAGTCAGAAATAAGTCATGATTGAAATCGAAAACTTAACTGTTGCTTATCTGCGTCAGAAACAAGAGAATATCGCATTGCAAAATGTCAGCCTTACCGTTCCGCAAGGAACGGTTTGTGCTGTTATAGGCCCTTCCGGCTGTGGCAAGTCCACCTTGCTCAAGGTGGTGGCAGGGCTCATACAGGATTATTCCGGCAAGGTACGTATAAACGGACAAGCGGTCAGTCCAAAGGATCTGAGGATCGGCTTTATGCCGCAGAACTATGGGCTGCTTCCCTGGCAGACGGTAGAGGATAATATCAAGCTGGCCTGTCGCATCAAGGATGGCTGGTCGGAGGTAAAAGCGGTCAAGATGCAGGAGCTTTGCCGCAAATTGGGGCTGGAGAAGCTGTTGACACGTTATCCGCAGGAACTCAGCGGCGGACAGCAGCAGCGGGTGAGCCTGGCGCGGGTATTCCTGCTGGAGCCGGATATCCTGCTGATGGATGAGCCCTTTTCCGCTCTGGATGCCATCACCCGGGAGGAAATGCAAGATGTATTCCGGGACCTCTGGGAAGAAGCGGGCATCACGACCATTTTGGTGACGCATTATGTGGAAGAGGCGCTGTATCTGGGCCAGCAGATTGTGCTGATGTCCACAAATCCCGGCACCATAGCTGAAGTCATGGAAAATAAATGGCAGGGCAGCCGGAAGTGGAAGGCCACGACGGAATTTTTTGCCAAGAGCCGGGAATTGAAGGAAAAAATCAAGGCCATGGGAGAGCGGATACGATGATGAAAAAGAGCAAGGTCGTTTTGCGGGCGTATCTTTTGGGCATGGTATTCCTGCTGCTGTTGTGGCAGGCTGCGGCCTCCTGGGTACAGCTACCCATTATTCCGGAACCATGGCTGGTCTTTGAGCGGTTGGGGGCAATCTTTGCCGCTAAGATTGCCATTCATGCTGCCTATAGCCTGTGGCGCATTGTGGCCGGTATCCTGCTGGCGGTGCTGGTGGGATATCCTTTGGGCATTATCATGGGCTATTTTGTCCGGGCCGATCGGTATCTGGCGCCATTGGTGTATCTGACCTATCCGGTGCCGAAAATCGCATTGCTTCCCATCCTGATGTTGTTGGCAGGGGTGGGAGAACTGTCCAAGATCATCATGATTTTCCTGATTGTGGTCTTTCAGATCGTGGTGGCCCTGCGGGACGGTATCTGGGCAATTCCGGCGGAAACCTATTATCCCCTGTATTCCTTGGGGGC
It includes:
- a CDS encoding ABC transporter permease gives rise to the protein MKKSKVVLRAYLLGMVFLLLLWQAAASWVQLPIIPEPWLVFERLGAIFAAKIAIHAAYSLWRIVAGILLAVLVGYPLGIIMGYFVRADRYLAPLVYLTYPVPKIALLPILMLLAGVGELSKIIMIFLIVVFQIVVALRDGIWAIPAETYYPLYSLGAGFRQVFRYILMPATLPNFITAIRVAMATAVSVLFFTETFGTQYGMGYFIMDAWLRVNYLEMYAGIVILSLLGLLLFGLLDMMEERLCRWQMK
- a CDS encoding ABC transporter substrate-binding protein, which encodes MKKIAVLLVALLTLGLLAGCGTEKNAEKKLQPLTIGLMPDTDSLPFIIAQEKGYFKEEGLEVNIQQYKSAMDRDSALQSGNLDGAVSDMLAVAFAKDGGFNVKVTSFTDGSYKLIAGKQQHVKTVADLQGQDVAVSRNTIIEYVTDQILAKEKMEPDSINKVIIPQIPTRLEMLQNGKLAAATLPEPMASIAVHNGCQFVTGSDELGINPGVIMFTAKTTNDRRAELAAMYRAYNKAVDYLNNTPREEYINLVVEKGGFPPAAQEALKLPEYHHAALPKESDVVDCVKWLQAKGLIKKNYTYADFVVDVLSQK
- a CDS encoding ABC transporter ATP-binding protein, coding for MIEIENLTVAYLRQKQENIALQNVSLTVPQGTVCAVIGPSGCGKSTLLKVVAGLIQDYSGKVRINGQAVSPKDLRIGFMPQNYGLLPWQTVEDNIKLACRIKDGWSEVKAVKMQELCRKLGLEKLLTRYPQELSGGQQQRVSLARVFLLEPDILLMDEPFSALDAITREEMQDVFRDLWEEAGITTILVTHYVEEALYLGQQIVLMSTNPGTIAEVMENKWQGSRKWKATTEFFAKSRELKEKIKAMGERIR